In Pangasianodon hypophthalmus isolate fPanHyp1 chromosome 13, fPanHyp1.pri, whole genome shotgun sequence, the genomic window tgaccctctacctgtacgctgtaacctaaccctgaccctctacctgtacgctgtaacctaaccctgaccctctacctgtacgctgtaacctaaccctgaccctctacctgtacgctgtaacctaaccctgaccctctacctgtacgctgtaacctaaccctaaccctctaCCTGTACGCTGttacctaaccctgaccctctacctgtacactgtaacctaaccctgaccctctacctgtacactgtaacctaaccctgaccctctacctgtacactgttacctaaccctgaccctctacCTGTACGCTGttacctaaccctgaccctctacCTGTACGCTGttacctaaccctgaccctctacCTGTACGCTGttacctaaccctgaccctctacCTGTACGCTGttacctaaccctgaccctctacctgtacgctgtaacctaaccctgaccctctacctgtacgctgtaacctaaccctgaccctctacctgtacgctgtaacctaaccctgaccctctacctgtacgctgtaacctaaccctgaccctctacctgtacgctgtaacctaaccctgaccctctacctgtacgctgtaacctaaccctgaccctctacctgtacgctgtaacctaaccctgaccctctacCTGTACGCTGttacctaaccctgaccctctacCTGTACGCTGttacctaaccctgaccctctacctgtacgctgtaacctaaccctgaccctctacctgtacgctgtaacctaaccctgaccctctacctgtacgctgtaacctaaccctgaccctctacCTGTACACGGttacctaaccctgaccctctacCTGTACACGGttacctaaccctgaccctctacctgtacactgtaacctaaccctgaccctctacctgtacactgttacctaaccctgaccctctacctgtacgctgtaacctaaccctgaccctctacctgtacgctgtaacctaaccctgaccctctacctgtacactgttacctaaccctgaccctctacctgtacactgtaacctaaccctgaccctctacctgtacactgtaacctaaccctgaccctctacCTGTACGCTGttacctaaccctgaccctctacCTGTACGCTGttacctaaccctgaccctctacctgtacactgtaacctaaccctgaccctctacctgtacactgtaacctaaccctgaccctctacctgtacgctgtaacctaaccctgaccctctgGTTGGATGCCGGCTGCATTTCGTCGTCTCTGTACTCGCACTCTGACAGTGACGATAAACCTGAACTTAACCTAAATGAGGTGAGGATCACAGAGAGCCCTTTAAACAAACAGTAAGACTTTAAACTGGAGCTAAAACGCGAGTACAGGAGGAATAGATTCACACTTCCTGGTTCCTGGTGGAAATAACAGCATGCGTCACAGTCTCCAAATCATTAACAGTTAAAAACGATTTTAATTTAGCAGTCATTCTGAGTTAATTAAAAAACTGCTTTTGACCACAGAATTCATTTGACTatcagattttacattttacacaaagTCCCAAGTTGCTGTTTGCTGTAGACGTCCATCTTGGATTTATTTAGAGAAAATTACCCGAGATCCAACTTTTAATATCCTCAAGGCAGCCAAAAAGAGATTGTAAAGCAGAGACATCGTTAGGTTTCGTCAGAAGATGAAGCTGCGTGTCGTCGGCGTAACAATGATACGAGATGTTCTGAAAAATAGAATCTAAAGGGAGCACCTATAAcgaaaaaacaacaataaaacaataaaatcaagGACATGATGAAGCTAACAGCTAACCCTGTTGTTGCTGTAGGTCAGAGTAAAGACGCAGCATCGTCCCCGAGCGGCTCAGCGAGCTCTCTCAGCTCTCTCAGCTCTCTCAGCTCAGCTTCAGCGTCTACAGAATCCACTTCCTCCTCCAGTCTGCCCAGTTTCTGGATCCCCAGCCTGACCCCTGAGGCCAAACCCACGCTGCTGAAGAAACCGGTGAGTGAGTTCTACTCGGGGTGAAGGAAATAACTCATCATCTAATAAATCATcctaaattatcattattaaattattaaaagcaCAATTCTCACCAGGTGTTTTAAACTTGATCCTAATTTTGGAAGCTGTGTACAGttttgtgcaaaagtcttaggcacatgcaaagaaaagaaatgctgtagagtaaagacgccttcagaaataatgaaattaaatgtttctacatttttaaaaaatcctataaagagcagtaaacagtaataaatgaaacaaagtcagtatttaatgtgacgatccttcactttaaataaataaagcagtatctgaggtgcagtgtgtgcagttttataaggaaatgagctggaagtgttactgagcatcttgcagaagcagccacagttcttctggagactttgactgtcgactcgcttcttatttctgcagcgaaacccagcagccttcattatgtttttatctgaaaagtgtctcttatggaatctgctgctttctttactgacatacaaacatttttctgtaacgtttcattttgtgctggaaaactaatgtttggaatctaaaatggttttgtactgaatcaataatgtagaagtcagaaaataaacatctataacaaagtttgtactaaaaactttttttaaaagggtgccaagacttttgcacagtgctgtagcTACCTAGACATTGAGCTGCACAGCTTCGAGGAAGTCATATTTGCATTCAAAACGGAGGAGAAGGatcgatgatgatgatgataaagtcCTGTTAAGCCGAGataaaataatctgaaaaatCACATCATTTTTACCTGGAGCTAGCATTAGCAGGCTAACTAGCATTAGCAGGCTAACTAGCATTAGCAGGCTAACTAGCATTAGCAGGCTGTTGTGGCTAACCAGGAAACCCCTGAACAGACTAAGGAAGAATTTTGTTGTACCAGCGCTGTACAGCGACACAAAAGCTCGAGTAATGGAGATGCATCGAGAATCGTTTTATAATCGAATCTTCTGAATCGAATCGAATCTTTTGAATCAAATTGAATCGAATCATGAGTCAGCTTAACAATTCTCAACCCTGAGTTCTACACACTGTGTTTCTGCGCTGATCTGGGGTCAGTGTGTACTGTCGTCATGTAAAgtatgttttacacacacacacacacacacgcacacgcacatgcacacacacactgttgtgtttgttCTAAAAGGACATTATGCTGCTGAGTGTCACTTTCCCCCGGTCACACTGACCTCCTGCttggtgtgtgtaggtgtgtgtgtgtaggtgtgtgtgtgtaggtgtgtgtgtgtaggtgtgtgtgtgtaggtgtgtgtgtgtaggtgtgtgtgtgtaggtgtgtgtgtgtgtgtgtgaggaatcGATATGTACGAGGtcagaaagttttaaaacagTGAAGTACGTCGCTGTTCAGCTTCCAGTTCTTTAAACACTTATTCACTAAAATATACGTTTTAGGTTTAATATAAATCACAAGTGTTTGTACACGTgcgctttattttatttagtgtttCAGTGGATATTATTTATATCTTTTAGACAAATGTGaagtaaatgtatttaaatttaataataataataataataataataataataatgtacatgAGTTTCCTGCCTGTTCCTGAAGATTAATCATCACTTTCTCAATACATtgcctttattttctttctttcttttttccttactttttcctacttttttcctttactctgtttcttcatgtatttttttttttccatttattttctcCATCTTATACACATTTTCtcttcacttatttatttctctccctctctctctcttttgctctgtgtgtgtctctgtctctgtctctctctctgtgtgtttgtgtctctctctctttctctctttgtgtgtgtctctctctctctctctctttttctctctttgtgtgtgtgtctctttgtctctgtgtctctctctctctctctctctctctctctctctctctctctctgtctctctctgtctctctctgtctctctctctccccccccctctctctctctctctctgtgtgtctctgtgtctctctctctctctctgtctctctgtctctctgtctctctctctctctctctctctctttctctctttgtgtgtctctctctctctctctctctctctctctgtgtctctctgtctctctctctctctctctctctgtgtctctctgtctctctctctctctcccccccctctctctctctctctctctctctgtgtctctgtgtctctctctctctctctctctctctgtgtctctgtctctcgctctctctctctctctctcccccccctctctctctccccccccccctcctctctctctctctctctctctctctctctgtgtctctctctctgtctctctctctctctgtgtctctctgtctctctctctctttctctctctccccccccccctctctctctctctctctctctctctctctctctctctctgtctctgtctctctctctctctctctctctctctgtctctgtctctctctctctctctctctgtctctctctctctctctctctctctctctctctctcagtgtaaGACAGTGATGTGTCCGATGTCAGGTCTTCCTCTGAAGATGAGTGAGCTGATTCCGGTTCGTTTCACTCCACTGGACCGCAGTCTGGACAGAGTGGCCCTGCTCACACGCCaggtatctcacacacacacacacacacacacacacacacactgcagtaggCCACATCAGTGTGTAAATCGCAGTGAAGCTCTACTGGGCCTGAAACGATCAGATATTTTGGAAGagtaaaataaattgtgtgtaCAGCGGTACAGAGATGTCAGTAGAGCGGCGACGTCTGTacgtctgtttgttttttaagcaGCTCTGTGTTATTTTCAGGACAGATACGTGTGCGCAGTGACCAAAGACACGCTGGGGAACTCCGTACCCTGTGCAGTGCTCAAACCCTCGTGAGttatttctctgtatttatttatttatttatttgtttattttgtgtctctgtaatttttttcttttcctttttaattttgatttatttatttatttttatttttatattaatctatatatttttatatacttgtttgtttatatttagtgaATGGGAAATTATGCTTTCCCAGTTTTACagccatccctctctctctctctctcgctgtctctctctctctctctctctctctctctttctgtctctctctctgtctttgtctctctctctttctctctttgtctgtctgtctctctctctctctctctctctctctctcagaggagTAGTGGTCACTCTGGAGTGTGTAGAGAAGCTCATACGTAAAGATATGATAGACCCGGTGTCCGGAGACAAACTGAAGGAGAAAGACATAATAGTCCTGCAGcgggtacgtgtgtgtgtgtgtgtgtgtgtgtgtgagagagagagtgtgtgtgtgtgagagagagtgtgtgtgtgtgagagagagtgtgtgtgtgtgagagagagtgtgtgtgtgtgagagagagtgtgtgtgtgtgtgtgtgtgtgtgtgtgtgtgagagagagagtgtgtgtgtgtgtgtgagagagagtgtgtgtgtgtgtgtgagagagagtgtgtgtgtgagagagagagtgtgtgtgtgagagagagagtgtgtgtgtgagagagagagagagtgtgtgtgagagagagagagagtgtgtgtgagagagagtgtgtgtgtgtgagagagagagagagtgtgtgtgagagagagagagtgtgtgtgagagagagagtgtgtgtgtgagagagagagagtgtgtgtgtgtgagagagagtgtgtgtgtgtgagagagtgagtgtgtgtgtgtgagagagagagagagtgtgtgtgagagagagagagagtgtgtgtgagagagagagagagtgtgtgtgagagagagagagtgtgtgtgagagagagtgagtgtgtgtgtgtgagagagtgagtgtgtgtgtgtgagagagtgagtgtgtgtgtgtgagagagtgagtgtgtgtgtgtgagagagagagtgtgtgtgtgagggagggagggagtgtgtgtgagggagggagggagtgtgtgtgagagagagagagagtgtgtgtgagagagagagagagtgtgtgtgagagagagagagagtgtgtgtgagagagagagagagagagtgtgtgtgagagagagagagagtgtgtgtgagagagagagagagtgtgtgtgagagagagagtgtgtgtgagagagagagagagtgtgtgtgagagagagagagagtgtgtgtgagagagagagagagtgtgtgtgagagagagagtgtgtgtgtgtgtgtgagagagtgtgtgtgtgtgagagagagagagtgtgtgtgagagagagtgtgtgtgtgtgtgtgagagagagtgtgtgtgtgagggagggagggagtgtgtgtgagggagggagggagtgtgagagtgtgtgagtgagagtgtgtgagtgagagtgtgtgtgtgagagtgtgtgtgtgagagtgtgtgtgtgagagtgtgtgtgtgtgagagtgtgtgtgtgagagtgtgtgtgtgagagtgtgtgtgtgagagtgtgtgtgtgagagtgtgtgtgtgagagtgtgtgagtgagagtgtgtgagtgagagtgtgtgagtgagagtgtgtgagtgagagtgtgtgtgtgagagtgtgtgtgtgagagtgtgtgtgtgagagtgtgtgagtgagagtgtgtgagtgagagtgtgtgagtgagagtgtgtgagtgagagtgtgtgtgtgtgcgccccTGAGtgttacacttttttatttattaaagaactttttatctgtttctagttacatgtaatattgtggaacgtgtgaaagttacagctttacctctgacactggagactccttccataaatgatacaCAAACATCTTActtaaagaaaactttacattaatgatttttataaatcTGTGAGCTGTTGCTAAGGAAACGATGACGTGTTAGTtataacgagcgcattaattataaataaagctgcagtactgtcagagctgctgttatagaggatttaatcatgtgtgtgtgtgtgtgtctgtgcgtgtgtgtgtgcgtgtgcacgtgtgtgtgtgtgtctgtgcgtgtgtgtgtgtgtgtgtgtgtctgtgcgtgtgtgtgtgtgtgtgtgtctgtgcgtgtgtgcgtgcgtgtgttaGGGTGGGACGGGATTCGCTGGGTCTGGAGTAGGTCTCTGTGCTAAAGAAGCTCGACCCGTCATGCAGGCGTGAGATccagagcgagcgagagagcgagcgagagagcgagcgagcgagagagagagatccagagCGAGCTGCGGTTTTTAAAGCTGTATGTAAAATCTCAGTGTTtaattcttcttcctctttctgtcttcagtttACATTCGATAAAATTTAACGTTAAACTTCAGCATTGTGTTAGATGTTACACAGCCGCAGTGGAATTATAAAGTAACTcatcagacagacagcaggttgtttctttttgttgttttttttttttgctaaatgcaTTAGACACACTTctcatatatttttgtttgtttgcttttgtaaaataaatttcatttccACACACATCCTGTCAGCTgagtgcttttttgttttttttttaaactataatgAGATGATCAGAAGATTTCCAGAGGTCAAAGTTCATCATGTTCTCT contains:
- the nosip gene encoding nitric oxide synthase-interacting protein, whose amino-acid sequence is MTRHGKNCTAGAVYTYHEKKKDTAASGYGTQSVRLGKDAIKDFDCCCLSLQPCRDPVVTEDGYLYEREAILEYILHQKTEIAKKMKAYEKQKKALRSEGQLESGSEEREKIEKFKNKESSIVSKPINPFITGQSKDAASSPSGSASSLSSLSSLSSASASTESTSSSSLPSFWIPSLTPEAKPTLLKKPCKTVMCPMSGLPLKMSELIPVRFTPLDRSLDRVALLTRQDRYVCAVTKDTLGNSVPCAVLKPSGVVVTLECVEKLIRKDMIDPVSGDKLKEKDIIVLQRGGTGFAGSGVGLCAKEARPVMQA